The stretch of DNA AGTAAATGAAGGTCTTCAAAACCTTCTTTTTCATAGGAAAGTACCAGATTCATCTGACGACTGAGGATTTGTTCTTCTTCCTCAGACAAGTCATAACCCAGCACCACTTCTCGAGCCTTGAGGTTACGAATTTCCCCACAAACCAGCGTAAAATCCAAAAGACCTGTCACATAAAAGTCACCCGTCACCAAGTCCATATAAGCGAGGCCAAATTGACTGCCATCACGGTCTATGGCAACCAAGAAATTGTTCTGACTGTCCGGCTTACTACTGTCGACCACTGTCCCTGGCGTAATGACCTGAACAACCTCTCGTTTCACAACCCCAACTGCCTGTTTAGGATCTTCCATCTGTTCAGCAATGGCTACCTTATAGCCCTGCTCAATCAAGACATCGATATACTGTTGGGCAGAATGATAGGGAACACCCGCCATAGGGATCGGATTGTCGGCATTCTTGTTGCGACTCGTTAAGGAAATTTCCAGAATCTGCGCAGCATTGACCGCATCCTCATAAAATAATTCATAAAAATCACCCATACGAAAGAGCAAAAAAGCATCTGGATATTGCTTTTTAATATCCACATACTGTTGCATGCCGGGTGATAGCTTTTCTGTCGCCATTTTCCGTCTCTCCTTGTTAAAAATAAGTCTTGAGAGCAACTCCCAAGACCTTACTTATCTTTCATCAAATCTAGCAAACGATCTTCCATGAGTTTGGCAACGTGCTGGTCTCGACAAATGACCAATAAGGTATTGGCACCAGCAACTGTTCCTAAAATCCATTCATCCTTGTTTGCATCTACAATATTTGCTAAAACAGAGGCTTCTCCCAGTTTGGTATGAAGCACCAAGGTAAACTCTGCTCTTGCAACACCTTCTAAATGATGAGACAAAAATTCCACCAAATCAATCTTTTCTGTCTCATTTGCTAGTACATAATACACCATATCATTTTTCTTGACCTTGGTCAAGCCGATTTCGCGCAAATCACGAGACAGGGTTGTCTGCGTCACAAAGACATTGTGCGCCTCCAACCGATCTTGAATTTCTTTTTGTGTACTTAATTTCTCCTCAGTAATCATTTTTTTTATTAACTGATGACGATCTCTTTTTCTCATAAAATCCTCTTATATGCATATTTATAACTAATTTTATAACTATATTATACCAAAAAAATAGGAGATTTCAAAAATTTTTTCTTCTTTCTTTAAAATTGTGATAAAATAGTAGAAAAGTCCAAAAAGGAGCTCTTAATGAATACAAAAGAATTGATTGCTAGCGAGTTGGCTAGCGTCATTGATAGCCTGGACCAAGAGGCTATTTTAAATTTACTGGAAACCCCTAAAAACTCAGAAATGGGAGACATCGCTTTCCCTGCTTTTTCTCTTGCAAAAGTCGAACGTAAAGCACCTCAAATGATTGCGGCTGAACTGGCTGAAAAAATTAACAGCCAAGCCTTTGAAAAAGTTGTTGCAACAGGACCTTACGTCAACTTTTTCCTTGATAAATCTGCCATCTCTGCTCAAGTATTGCAAGCTGTTATCACTGAAAAAGAACACTATGCTGACCAAAATATTGGCAAACAAGAAAATGTTGTTATCGATATGTCTAGTCCAAATATCGCTAAACCATTCTCTATTGGTCACCTGCGCTCAACTGTTATCGGAGATAGCTTGTCACATATTTTCCAAAAAATCGGTTATCAAACGGTCAAGGTCAACCATTTGGGAGACTGGGGTAAACAATTTGGGATGTTGATTGTTGCCTACAAAAAATGGGGAGACGAAGAAGCTGTAAAAGCTCATCCAATTGATGAACTCCTTAAACTCTACGTCCGCATCAATGCTGAGGCTGAAAATGACCCAAGCTTGGATGAAGAAGCACGCGAATGGTTCCGTAAACTTGAAAATGGTGACGAGGAAGCTCTCGCTCTTTGGCAATGGTTCCGTGATGAAAGCTTAGTGGAATTTAACCGCCTTTACAATGAACTGAAGGTTGAATTTGACAGCTACAACGGAGAAGCCTTCTACAACGATAAGATGGATGCAGTTGTAGACATTCTTTCTGAAAAAGGCCTCCTTGTTGAATCAGAAGGTGCCCAAGTTGTCAATCTTGAGAAATACGGAATTGAACATCCAGCCCTCATCAAGAAGTCTGATGGTGCAACTCTCTATATCACACGTGACTTGGCTGCAGCCCTTTACCGTAAAAACGAATACCAATTTGCTAAATCTATCTACGTAGTTGGTCAAGAGCAATCTGCCCACTTTAAACAGCTCAAAGCTGTCTTGCAAGAGATGGGCTACGATTGGAGTGACGACATTACTCACGTTCCTTTTGGTTTAGTTACAAAAGAAGGGAAAAAACTCTCTACTCGTAAAGGGAATGTCATCTTGCTAGAGCCTACTGTTGCAGAGGCCGTTAGTCGTGCCAAAGCCCAAATTGAAGCAAAAAATCCTGAACTTGAAAATAAAGATCAGGTAGCACATGCTGTTGGGGTTGGAGCCATTAAATTCTATGACCTTAAGACCGACCGTACAAATGGATACGACTTCGACCTAGAAGCTATGGTATCCTTCGAGGGTGAAACTGGACCTTATGTTCAATACGCCTACGCTCGTATCCAATCTATCTTACGCAAAGCGGATTTCAAACCAGAAACAGTTGGCAACTATAGCTTGAATGATGCTGAAAGTTGGGAAATCATCAAACTAATCCAAGACTTCCCACGTATTATCAACCGTGCGGCGGATAACTTTGAACCTTCTATCATTGCTAAATTTGCAATTAGCCTGGCTCAAGCCTTCAACAAGTACTATGCACATACACGTATCTTGGATGATAGCCCAGAACGCGACAGCCGTCTAGCTCTCAGCTACGCAACTGCAGTCGTTCTCAAAGAAGCCCTTCGCTTGCTTGGAGTAGAAACGCCAGAGAAGATGTAAATCGCCAAAGTTACTTGATTGCGGAGCAATCTAAGTAACTAACGCCAAATCCTATTCGGACTTTGGCTAGGCGCTTCACTAGTTTTAGGACATAAATATGATTGATTTATGTCCTAAAACGTCGTAACCAAAGATACTTGTCTAAACGCTTTACTAATTCATCTAACCCAATAATATCGATTTGGTTTGGTTCATGTCGTAATCTTTTAATTACTTGATTGTAAAGCAATCTAAGTAACTGACGTCCAATCCTATACGGGATTTTGTTTAGAGGTCTATCAAAAATCTTATCAAGTTTTGCTGACTTGTTCTGCTATTTTAGATCCACTAAATCGATTTATTCACTATTACTTCTTTATCATACAGGGAGATATTCTATGAGCCAATATGCTTATATCCTCGTTGTGATTAGCTTGGTTTTCCTTTTTCTGCTTAATAAGTACGAGAAGGAGAGACTACAAAAACTCTACCAAGAACAACTTTTAAAGGATGAAACATTTAGGACTGATATCAAAGAGAAAATTCACACGACTGAAAATATCAATGATGTCATTGCTTACATCAATAAAACTTATCATCTGGGAATGTTGCTATCAAAAGACATTACAGATCAATTGAAATAAACCTAGCTATTCTTTAAGGAATATCAAAACCGGGACTAAGAGTTTAATACTTAGCCTCGGTTTTTATATATTTTTCAAGCAACAAAGCCACCACTCCCCCAGCAATGCAAGTGCAAAATCCTCTAGAATATGATAGAATAATGAAAAGGACTCTATTAAGGAGGAAATCATGGAAAAACAAACCGTCGCCGTCTTGGGACCTGGTTCTTGGGGAACTGCCCTTTCACAAGTCTTAAATGACAATGGACACGAGGTACGTATTTGGGGAAATCTGCCTGAGCAAATCAATGAAATTAATACCAATCATACTAACAAACACTACTTTAAAGATGTCGTTCTAGATGAAAATATCATTGCCTACACCGACTTAGCAGAGGCATTGAAAGATGTAGATGCGATTTTGTTTGTTGTCCCAACAAAAGTGACACGACTTGTTGCCCAGCAAGTTGCACAAACCTTGGACCATAAGGCTATCATCATGCACGCATCAAAGGGATTAGAACCTGATAGCCATAAACGATTATCAACCATCCTTGAAGAAGAAATTCCTGAACATCTCCGCAGTGATATTGTCGTTGTTTCAGGACCTAGTCATGCGGAAGAAACCATTGTGCGTGACCTGACCTTAATCACTGCTGCTTCTAAAGATTTACAAACAGCTCAATACGTTCAGGAACTATTTAGTAATCACTACTTCCGACTTTATACCAATACGGATGTTATCGGAGTCGAAACTGCTGGTGCTCTTAAAAATATTATTGCTGTCGGTGCTGGAGCTTTACATGGTTTGGGATTTGGTGACAATGCCAAGGCAGCCATCATCGCTCGAGGCTTGGCAGAAATTACCCGCCTAGGAGTAGCACTCGGTGCCAGTCCATTGACCTATAGTGGCTTATCTGGTGTGGGAGATTTGATTGTAACGGGAACCTCCATCCACTCTCGTAACTGGAGAGCTGGCGATGCTCTCGGACGTGGAGAATCCCTAGCTGATATCGAAGCCAATATGGGCATGGTAATCGAAGGAATCTCAACGACTCGAGCAGCCTATGAACTAGCGCAAGAACTTGGAGTCTATATGCCCATTACACAAGCCATTTACCAAGTTATTTACCACGGAACCAATATCAAAGATGCCATTTATGACATCATGAACAATGAATTTAAAGCAGAAAATGAGTGGTCTTAACTCTCTAAAGAAAGGATTCTTATGACATCAAAAGTTAGAAAGGCAGTCATCCCTGCCGCTGGACTCGGGACTCGATTTTTACCAGCAACCAAAGCACTTGCTAAAGAAATGTTGCCAATTGTAGATAAACCAACTATCCAGTTTATCGTGGAAGAGGCTCTCAAATCAGGCATTGAAGATATTCTGGTTGTCACTGGTAAATCAAAACGTTCTATTGAAGACCACTTTGACTCAAACTTTGAGCTTGAGTACAACCTCAAAGAAAAAGGCAAACACGACTTGCTAAAATTGGTAGACGAAACAACTGGTATGCGCCTTCATTTCATCCGCCAAACTCACCCTCGTGGTCTTGGAGACGCTGTCTTACAAGCCAAAGCTTTTGTAGGAAATGAACCTTTTGTTGTTATGCTGGGTGATGACCTTATGGACATTACTAACGACAAGGCTATCCCATTGACAAAACAACTGATGAATGATTACGAAAAGACACATGCATCAACCATTGCTGTCATGCCCGTACCACACGAAGACGTTTCATCATATGGAGTTATCGCTCCTCAAGGTGAAGGGATTAATGGTCTCTACAGTGTCGAAACTTTCGTTGAAAAACCAGCTCCCGAAGATGCACCAAGTGATTTAGCAATTATCGGTCGCTATCTTCTGACACCAGAAATTTTTGATATCCTCGAAAAGCAAGCTCCTGGTGCTGGAAATGAAATCCAGCTTACCGATGCTATCGATACGCTTAATAAAACACAACGTGTTTTCGCCCGTAAATTTACAGGAGCTCGTTACGACGTTGGGGATAAGTTTGGCTTTATGAAAACATCTATTGACTACGCCCTCAAGCACCCACAAGTCAAAGATGACTTAAAAGATTACCTCATCCAACTGGGAAAAGAATTGGCTGAGAAGGAATAGAATTAGTTTCCAGTTAATAAATTAAGTCTCCAGTAAGTTGACTCTGGAGACTTAATTATTTTACAAATTTACATACAATTTAAAGATTTATGAGATATGTCTCTAAATCTACTAACTCAACTTCGGTCCTTAATGATGGATTACAGATTTTCAATCAAAAATCGATTTGAAGTTTTAATGATATTTGCTATTTTGGGGACGTCTAAATCATCTGTATACAGAAAATGTTTTTCCTTCTCCTTATTTTTAGCTAGAAACTCACTTCTTGCTTGTATTGATAAGTTGCCCACTCTTTCAATTTCTTTTCGAGAACCATCCCTATCTTTCAAGGTTTTTTCTTCGGCCATTAAGACACAATATTTTAGACCAATTTGTTTTTCTTTTAAGAAAGAAGCAATTTTCTTCAGTTGGTATTCAAAAATGACATACTCTATTACGACAGAGATGCCTCGAGTTATAAAATTATTGGTCAAGCTGATGATATTGTCCCAAAACAAATCCATGTAATAGCCCTCATCTTCCCAGGGAGCCACTATGCCACCTTTAATCATTAAGTAAATCAAATCCCCCTCTATAACTGCACTCTTATCAAAAGAATAAGCTAACTCTTTACTAACAGTACTTTTCCCAACGCCTGGGGGGCCTGAAATAATGTAAACACAATTTTCCAACTTTATACCTCTTTTATTCTAATAATTCTTCAATCAATTTCTAATATTATAACATTTTCTATTTTTAAAATATATAATAAGACTGATACAACATTATATTCTAGAAACTTACGATACAAAAGAAATAAAAAAGCACACCATTCTCAATTTTCTGCAAAAAAACTTATTTACAAATGACTTCTTCGCGATAGAATGGGCGCTCACTTTCTCAAATCATCTACACACAAAGACTTATTTTTAGAGCTGTGTTGGTTCGAATAGTTCCAAAACCATTAAAAGCTACTCATTTTTTAAGTAGCTTTTTTCTTATTCAAGTTTACATATTAGTCGTCACAACCCCATTCCCTTGTAGAAAAGCAAAACTGCGAGTCCTACGAATAACACTACCGCTCCTAACCTCTGGCTGGTACCATACATCCTTCTTTCTCCTCGAACTGGAAAGATAACTGCTAGAAATGCTCCGCCGACTGCACCACCGATATGGCCTGCTAGGCTGATTCCTGGAATCAGAACACTTCCAATAATGTTAACCACAAAAAGTGTCAGATAAGATTGGCCTAGCTGCTGGATATAGGGGTTCCGAGTAGCATAGCGAAGAACAATAATCGCGGCAAATAGCCCATAAAGAGAGGTAGAGGCTCCTGCTGCTAAGGATTTGGGACTAAATACAAAAACAAAGAGATTGCCCATCATTCCAGATAATAGATAGAGAAAGAAAAACTGCTTGGATCCGAAAATTTCCTCTACTTGCCTACCAAGATAATAGAGCGAAAGCATATTGACAATAAAATGCTCCCACCCAATATGAACAAAAATGGCAGAGAAGAGACGCCAAACTTGCTCAGGAAAGAGGCGAATAGCTGGCCCATACATGGCTCCAAATCGAAATAAGGTATCTGCCCTATCAAAGTTTCCGCCTGCAGTCACCAACATTAGTGGAAACACCAAGGCCGTCACAAAAAGGAAGAAACTCGTCACAGGATAACGTCTATCAAAGATTTCCTTCATCAATTAATACCTCCTGAACAGGAATATCATGCTTTTCAGGGATAAAGTCCTGAATTTGACAAGGATATATCGTACTCAAAGTATGACCAGAAAAATGTTCCAGATAACGGTCATAATAGCCTCCACCGTATCCTATCCGATATCCTTTCGTCGTAAAAGCCAGACCAGGAACATGAATCAAATCAATCTGAGAGGCATCCACCACTTCCAAATCTCCCTGTGGTTCCAGTAAGCCAAAGGCAGTTTTTACCAACTGCTGCGGATCATAAACTACAAACTCCATGTGACCCTTGGGATAGGTTTTAGGTATCAGAACCTTCTTGCCATCCTTCAGCGCCTGCTCAATCAGTTCCTGCGTTTGAAACTCATGAGAAAAAGAAAGGTAGCTTGCGATGACCTTAGCTTCTTGGTAAAAGGGGTGTTGTAAAAGTCGCTCAGTTAAAGCTTGGTCTATAAACTGTTTTTGCTCTCGAGGTAAAGCCTTCATTTCTTGCAAGACTTGCTTACGTAATTCCGATTTCATAGACAACCCCTCTACTCTGCTGCCTTCTTTTTCAGGAAACTAGAGACCGCATCCACCCCAATAGCTAAGGCTTCTTCCTTAGGACTCATCTGAGGGTGATGAAGGGCGTAGGGACTATCAATACCTAGCCAGAACATAACACCATCAACTTTTGAAAGGAGATAACCAAAGTCTTCACCTGTCATAGCAGGTTCGATATCAATCAACTCAATTCCCTCTTTTTCTTCAAAGAAATCCATCAGTTCACGCGCCAAAGCTGGATGGTTCTCAACAGGTAGGTATCCACCTTGTTTGAGTTCCACTTCGACTTCCATATCAAAGGCAGCAGCAACTCCTTCTGCAACTGTTTTGACCCTCTTTTGCACCAAGAGACTCATGTCCTGTGTCAAGGCCCGAATAGTTCCATGCAAAAAGGCTGTGTCCGTTATGACATTGTTGGTGGTTCCGGCTTGGAAAAGACCAAAGGTCACCACCGCTCCCTCGATTGGGTTAACATTGCGGCTGACAACTGACTGCACCTGGGTCACAAAGTAACTAGCCGCCACCAAGGCGTCATTGGCTTCATGCGGAAAGGCTGCATGTCCTCCTTTACCTTTGAAACGGATCTTCACCTCGCAAGTACCTGCAAAGAGTGTATGAGTATTGGTCGCAATCTGTCCAACCTTCAAATCTGGCCGAACATGAAGCCCATAAAACTGGTCTGGCAACCAGTCTCCAAAAGCGCCATCCTCATACATGAGCATGCCACCAGCTTCATTTTCTTCAGCAGGTTGAAACAGAAAGAGCAGATTGTTCTTTGGTTGCTCCTCAAGGGCTCGCTCAAGACAGCCTAAAGCAATAGTCATGTGGAAATCATGTCCACAAGCATGCATGCGACCTTGGTGTTGGGAAGAAAAAGATAGTCCTGTTTGTTCGACGATAGGCAGACCATCAATGTCTGTTCGCCAACCAATGGTACGCTCTGGCTGACTTCCCTGCAAGTAAACCAAAATCCCTGTCCGCCAAGTACGAACTTGAACAAAATTCTTGACCGCAGTCAATTTCTCAATCACATCCAGCAGATAAGCCTGAGTTTTGAACTCCTCCAAGCCAATCTCTGGAATCTGGTGCAAATCTCGTCTAGTCTGAATCAAATCTAACATCTATCTATCCTCCGATATAGCAGAAAGAGGCTGGAAGAAGGGTTCCGCCTCTTTATTACTTTTACAATTATAAGGTACGAAGCGCATCCTCTAGCGCTGTTTTTTGTTGGGTTTGGGCATCAATCTCTTTGATGATACGAGCTGGAACACCTGCTACCACCACGTTTTCTGGGACATCTTGGGTAACAATAGCTCCTGCTGCGACAACTGAACCACTACCGATTTGGACTCCTTCGATAACCACTGCATTAGCGCCGATAAGAACATTATCTCCAACACGGACTGGTTCTGCGCTAGCTGGCTCAATCACACCTGCAAGAACGGCACCTGCACCAACGTGACTGTTTTTCCCAACGATAGCACGGCCACCAAGGATAGCCCCCATGTCAATCATGGTTCCTGCACCGATTTCAGCACCGATATTGATAACAGCTCCCATCATGATAACAGCATTGTCACCAATTTCAACCTGATCACGGATAATAGCACCTGGCTCGATACGAGCATTGATAGCACGTTTGTCTAGCAAGGGAACTGCAGAATTACGAGCATCTTGCTCAACAACATAGTCTTGATTTTCTACCAAACCATCGAGAAGCGGAGCCACATCTTTCCAGTCTCCAAATAGTACATTCCCTAGTTTGACAACAGAGCTTGGTACAGCAGTTGCAAGTTGTCCTTCAAAGGTTACTTTAACACTGGTTCTCTTTTCGGCATTGGCGATAAATTGGATAATTTCTTGAGCGTTCATTTTTGTAGCAGTCATAAGCGCCTCCTAGTTCATTTTAATGATACCTATTCTACCAAAAAAGGCCTCAAATTTGAAGCCTTTTTGTTTGTTTTTAGGTATGATTTTTAGGGATGTGAGATAAAACGTGCTGTCGGTAAAAGCAAGCCCCTACCGATACAACCTAAAAACACTCTTCACAACTATCTCCCCGTGTTTTATTGACTATTCTAGTATAGCACACTTTTAGAATTAAGAAAAGACTTTTTATTTACTTTCTTTCGCTTCTTCTATCGATAGGAAAATCATGGGCAAAATAATCAAGGCCATAGCTAGAAGAAGGGACCAATCCACTACCAAGCCTAAAAATAAAACACTCAAAAGGGCAGAAGAGAGAGGTTCACTGGCACTGATAACAGAAACCACTAAAGGAGAAACCAAGGACACTGCCTTCATGGAAATGAAAAAGGCAAAAGCCGTCCCGAAAAAAGCGATAATGAGGCAAATCAAGATACTCCAAATATCAAGAGTAAAGGAAAGTTGATAAACTGGTGAGAGGACATTGCTAAATAAACCTGCTAAAATCATCCCCCACCCAACCGTGGGTACAAAACCATAGCGCTTCGCAAAAGGTTGAGGCAAGATAACATTAAACATGACCCCCATGGCACTCAGCAAACCCGTCACAAGTGCTAGTGGTGTCATGGATAATTGAGAGAGATCTCCCTTTGTCGCCATCAGGCAAACACCCAACATGGCAACCAAAACATAAAGAATAGCACTTTTTGACGCTCGTTTTTGATAAACCAAGCGATTGTAAAAGAGGATAAAGACAGGGCTAATAAACTGTAAAATAGTTGCTGTCGCTGCATTAGAATATTCTACGCAGAGGTAGAAAAAATACTGAACTGAAAAAATCCCCAAAATAGCATAGGCTAAAAAGGGTAGGTAATTTTTCTTATCTCGCCAAATATCTAACACTTGCGATTTTAATTGCACTGCAGACCAAATGAGCACAAGACTCCCTGCCAGTGTCAAACGCATAGAGGTAATCCAGCCCGAAGACACCTGGTAATGAGTAAAGAAATACTCTCCTAAAATTCCACAGATTCCCCAGATTAAGCCAGATAGGAGTGAATAAATGGTTCCTTTAACAATCTTTTTCTGATACTGATTCATACCTTTATTGTAACACGAAAGGAAAAAAGAAAAAAGTGGCAATCAATACCACTTTCCTATCTTCTACTATTTGATTGCGTAGATGATGAACTTGATGTACTGCTAGAGCTAGCACTTGAACTACCACTTGAACTGCTATTCGAACTAGTACTTGAGCTAGAAGGAGTTGGCAATGTACTAACGATACTTGACCAAGCGTTTTGATAATCTGCTTCACTTCCTCCAATAGCAAAGTGATAGCTTGTAGTAGGAGCTCCCGCCTTATTAGCCCAATAGCTCGTTACAGTAGAACCTGAAAGATCCACTGTTTTTCCATTAACGGATACTTTGCCTGGCTTCTGTCCTGTAGATCTGAGGACCTGAGATTGGGTCACACTAGAATCAAGATTAAAGCGTTCATTGCCCCAAACACCAGGCTCAGCCTGTTGGATGGCATTGACCAAGTAAGCCATATATTTGGCATTTCGATAATGCCCAGCCCCCTTAGCCATTGGGCGGTTGTCATCATGCCCTAGCCAACCACCTAGAGTCAATCTTGGTGTTGACAGCATGAGCCACATATTTTCATCTTCATTGGTTGTCCCAGTCTTACCAATCCAGTCTGCACGAGCTAAGCTTGAATTGATAGAAGCCAAATCCGTTTGGAAACTTGAAGTGATCCGAGATGAAATCACCTCACGAAGCAAACTCTGCATAATCGTTGCTGTTGCCTTCGAATACACTTGAACTGGCTTGTCTTGGAATTCATAAATTGCTCTACCGTCAGGTGATTCAATCTTAGAAATCACATGTTTCTGATGGTAGACACCGTTATTGGCAATTGTTTGATAACCATTGGTATGCTGGGCAACTGTGACTTCAATCCCACCACCCATAGGCAGACTTTCGATACCGTACTCCGGAATCTCGTAACCCATTTTCTCCATGTAACCCTTGACATCCACACCCTTCTCACGCAGCATTCGATAGGTCCAATAGGCTGGGATATTCCACGAATAGTTCAAGGCTTCACCCAAAGTCATCATGCCTGTACCTGGACTGTTCACATACATGATAGGATTTCCATTAGAGAATTTTGTCGGATAATTGGACAAGATACTAGCGCTTCCCATCAAACCTTGGTCAATGGCAATACCGTAGGCCAATAAAGGCTTGGTTGTAGAGGCTGGCGAGCGCTTAGTGTCAAAGGCGTGATTGTTTTGGTTAGTCTGGTAATTACGACCACCAACAAAGCCTAAAACAGCCCCCGTTTTATTGTCCATCAAAACATTCCCTACTTCAGGCTGCCCAGTCGAATCATCTACCAAACGACCGTAGTTAGCAACTGCATTTTGCATGGCAGTATGGATTTTTTTATTGATTGTTGTCGTGATTTTATAGCCACCGTTACTTAGTTCCTGCTCAGCTCGCTCATGATAGGCCTTTTGAACTACTTCCTTTTTCAACTCTTGGCTAGAGACATTGTCCTGTTGAACTAAGTAATCATACATACGGTCTGTCGCTTCAGCCA from Streptococcus mitis encodes:
- the pbp1b gene encoding penicillin-binding protein PBP1B, which gives rise to MQNQLNELKQRMLEFFQLVKSNINHKKSEKVSEEKQSDGTGGKVLAILGSILVAIKGILNTLFILGFIGGLFGAGVALGYGVALFDKAKVPQSEDLVKQVKNISSISEIVYADGSVIASIESDLLRTSVSSEEISDNLKKAIIATEDEHFLEHKGVVPKAVIRATLGTFAGLGSSSGGSTLTQQLIKQQVVGDAPTLARKATEIVDALALERSMSKDEILTTYLNVAPFGRNHKGQNIAGAQQAAEGIFGIDANKLSIPQAAFLAGLPQSPITYSPYENTGELKSDEDLELGLKRGKDVLYNMYRTGALTQEEYDQYKDYNLKQDFLPSGSINAVSRDYLYFTAMAEATDRMYDYLVQQDNVSSQELKKEVVQKAYHERAEQELSNGGYKITTTINKKIHTAMQNAVANYGRLVDDSTGQPEVGNVLMDNKTGAVLGFVGGRNYQTNQNNHAFDTKRSPASTTKPLLAYGIAIDQGLMGSASILSNYPTKFSNGNPIMYVNSPGTGMMTLGEALNYSWNIPAYWTYRMLREKGVDVKGYMEKMGYEIPEYGIESLPMGGGIEVTVAQHTNGYQTIANNGVYHQKHVISKIESPDGRAIYEFQDKPVQVYSKATATIMQSLLREVISSRITSSFQTDLASINSSLARADWIGKTGTTNEDENMWLMLSTPRLTLGGWLGHDDNRPMAKGAGHYRNAKYMAYLVNAIQQAEPGVWGNERFNLDSSVTQSQVLRSTGQKPGKVSVNGKTVDLSGSTVTSYWANKAGAPTTSYHFAIGGSEADYQNAWSSIVSTLPTPSSSSTSSNSSSSGSSSASSSSTSSSSSTQSNSRR